In Notamacropus eugenii isolate mMacEug1 chromosome 1, mMacEug1.pri_v2, whole genome shotgun sequence, one genomic interval encodes:
- the LOC140526687 gene encoding olfactory receptor 10A5-like has translation MAEENWTTVDEFVLLGFSALQPEIQLVLFVLFLIIQLVTLLGNTLIIVVTTADSALCSPMYFFLRNLSVLEIGFNMVIVPKMLGTLLAHDATISFLSCATQMYFFFFFGVSECCLLTTMAYDRYVAICDPLRYPVIMSHRICVHLAAASWLSGLPVATVQATWLFSFSFCHSNKVNHFFCDSPPVLSLVCGDTALFEIYAIIGTTVFVMTPCLFILSSYARIVAAILRMPSAEGKRKAFSTCSSHLVVVSLFYGSLSLLYFRPKSNNSPESKKVLSLSYTVVTPMLNPIIYSLRNNEVKAALSRTFLKAISFCKL, from the coding sequence ATGGCTGAGGAGAATTGGACAACAGTGGATGAATTTGTCCTCCTGGGCTTCTCTGCCCTGCAACCTGAGATTCAACTCGTGCTCTTTGTACTCTTTCTCATCATTCAACTTGTCACCTTATTGGGCAACACCCTCATCATAGTGGTCACTACTGCTGACTCAGCCTTGTGCAgtcccatgtacttcttcctcagGAATCTTTCTGTGTTAGAGATTGGCTTTAATATGGTCATTGTACCCAAGATGCTGGGAACCCTATTGGCTCATGATGCaaccatttcctttcttagctgtgCCACTCAgatgtatttcttcttcttctttggggTCTCAGAGTGCTGCCTCCTGACCACAATGGCATATGACCGCTATGTGGCTATCTGTGATCCCCTGCGCTACCCAGTCATCATGAGTCACAGGATCTGTGTCCATCTAGCTGCTGCTTCTTGGCTATCAGGTCTTCCTGTAGCTACTGTACAGGCTACATGGCTCTTCAGCTTCTCATTCTGTCATTCCAATAAGGTTAACCACTTTTTTTGTGACAGCCCACCTGTGCTAAGTCTGGTCTGTGGAGACACAGCATTGTTTGAGATCTATGCTATTATAGGGACCACTGTGTTTGTCATGACACCCTGCCTCTTTATACTGAGTTCTTATGCCCGTATTGTTGCTGCCATCCTCAGGATGCCCTCAGCTGAGGGAAAGCGCAAAGCCTTCTCTACCTGCTCTTCCCATCTTGTTGTAGTCTCCCTCTTCTATGGATCTCTCAGCCTCCTCTATTTTCGGCCCAAGTCCAATAACTCTCCAGAAAGCAAGAAAGTGCTTTCACTATCCTATACAGTAGTGACCCCCATGTTGAATCCCATCATCTATAGCCTGAGAAATAATGAAGTGAAGGCAGCACTTTCTAGGACCTTCCTCAAGGCAATAAGTTTTTGCAAACTATAA